The sequence TAGTTCACATGGCGAATAAATATAAGTTTGACTATATTTCCTTTTGTTCTATGTTCCCTTCAGATTCAGCAGCGGCATGCGAAATAGTTTCTTTTTCAACAGTTCAAAAGGCAAGGCTTATTACCAGCATTCCCTTTTTTGCCGCAGGTGGAATAAGGTTAGAAAACCTTGTTCAATTGATGGAATTACCTTTGCAGGGCATTGCAGTTATCTCTGGCATTATGCAGTCGCCAACTGCTGAGGCTACTGCGGAAGAGTACGTGCATCGGCTAAAACAAATAACAACTAGTTAGGTGAAAAGAATAGTTCGCCACATGTTTAATCAAAATTAAAAATAGAATCATGAAATTTGAAACAATAAATAAATTATGCTGTCCATTCGATAAAAATGACCTGTTATTAAAAGTGATAACAAAAGATATCGACAATAAGATCCTTGAAGGCGTTTTAACCTGCAGTCACTGCAACCGTTATTATCCTATTGTAAGTGGCATTCCAATCATGTCGCCTGACGAGTACCGCGAAAAAGAACTGGAAGCGCCACTGGTAAACAAATGGAAACCAGAACTTTCTTTAGGCGTTAGCGCTCCATTCAGATTGCCTGATACTAGTTTATAAAAATTCAAAGGCCCCCTACTTTTAAGCAGAGGGCCCAGGAAAATGAAAAAGTTATTCCTTTATTATCTTCTGCGAAAACTTTTCATTTTTTGCGCTGTCATAAATTTTAAGCAAATATATTCCTGAACTATAACTACTCAATTCAAAAGTAGTTTCCGTGGTTAATGATTTTTCTGCCAGGAGCTTGCCTTCAACACTAAATACTTTTGCTGTGCCATTTACCTGCCCTTCATTACTAATCAATAAAGTCCCTTTTGTAGGATTTGGACCAACTTTCAGTTTGGCAAACAGTTCAGTTTCTTTTATGCCAACAGAATTAACAGGAGAGGTCACACCAAGAGTAGCATCTCTTGTTGGGCCAACTGTTTTATTTATGACCCAATTTTTAGGATCGCAACTTACATTGGTTACGGTACCGGTAAGACTTACCGTGTAAATCTCAGTGGCATTACTATGCATTACTTTTATGGTAGTGTCAGCCTTTCCCAGTCTTCCGATTTTGTATTCCATGGGCGTGATAAAGAGCGGTACACTTGAGGGGGCACTCACACTTTGAGTGCTTTTAATAATAATATCTGTTCCGGTATAATTATATTTTACATTAAAAGTCGGATATCCTTCTCCATAATACCATTGATCAAAAAACTGGGTTGGATCAATACCTGTTTGTGCCTGGTAGTAGTTTTTAAAATCTATTACAGTAGCGGTGCTGTTTTTATAGGTATTTTGAAACCCGCGTAGTGTCTGAAACCAAAGGGAATCGTTATTCGTAATAAAACGTAAAGTATGAATGATAGCTCCGCCTTTATCATAAGTTAAGCGTGAATCAAAAATTATGTTGGAGTTCATGGTGTCGGCACCCGTGAAAAAACAGCTTCCGCCCGACATGCTCATAACATTGTTATGCGCTGTTGTAAGATTAGATTGAAAAGAAGGAGGATCTAAATATTGTGCAACAAGATGTTCGGTGTACGAAGCAAAACCTTCGTTAATCCAAATGTCTTTCCAGCTTTGACACGTTACGTTGTCGCCCCACCACTGATGTCCGAGTTCATGCGCATCTATGTAAAAATCAAAAAAACCTATAGTGGTCATCGTATTATGTTCCATGCCACCGCCCAAAGGCACCATGCAGTGTCCATATTTTTCTTTATAAAAAGGATACATACCATACAGGTTGCATAAAAAATTCATGGTGGCGGGCATTTTATTTAGTTCCACTTTATCGTTGTTGATCCAGGTGTTATTAGTCCAGGCACTCGCGTCAATATAGTTCTGAATCAAGATAGAATCATTGGCCAGGTACTGAGGTTTCGCATAGAGATTGTATTCTTTAAATTTTGAAACAGCTACTGATATAAGATAATAATCAATCATACTTCTCGATTTCCACTCGTAGCGTTTTTTATTTCCTATGCTCACTACATTTTGTAAAACCCCATTAGAGCCAACCTTGTTTGCTGAATCTGTAGTTACGTAAACCCAGCTCGAATCAATTTTATCTGTAAGCATTTGTTTGCAGGGCCACCAATGGTAGGCTACAAAACTTTCACTCAAACTCCAGGTAGCGCGATTTCCGCCGCCATACCACGAATTAGCAGAACTAAATCCGCTACCAATTGCAGAGCCGCCTGTGGGTGCTGTTCCATGGTAATAAACTATGCTTGTAAAACTACTCGCAGTGAGCAGAGCGACAGGCATACCAACTTTTATCATAGAGTCTTGTCGGATGTTTGGCATAGAAACGCCGTTAAAATAAATAGAATCTACAATGTAGTTTTGGTGAAGAATAGTTTGAAATGTGTCTAAAGCAGCCGCAGTTACAGTAGCTACGGTTTTTACATTTCCGGAAATATTTTTATTAATGCGTTCCAGGTTTAAATTGAGATGCACAAATTTTACATCGTATTTCGTTTCGTGAATCAGTTGAGAAGAAGGATTTGCAGACATTCTCGCCTGTATATTTCCCTGTCTTGCCATAGCGCCCTGCTTCGATTTTGCACACAAATGCTGATGTTGCGCGTAATTAAAGTTCGCCAGCAACACTAAAAGTGGTAGTAAAAATTTTTTCATGGTGTATTTGTAGTTTTTAAAAACTGAGTTTCTGCGTTGCTATCACTAATGGGCGCCGATGATAGAAAGAAAAATCCCGAATAATTTTGCAGGCAATATACATCAATTCCCGAAAAAACTTTGGCAAAATACATAAGTGGTAAGTACTATTTTATGGGTGGATTAAAAATTAGAATGTAAATTTGCGGAATGTTAAAAAACGACTTACTCTTAAGAGCAGCAAAAGGATTAGATGTAGAACGCGCGCCGGTTTGGTTAATGCGCCAGGCAGGGAGGGTTTTACCCGAATACCGTGCCACACGCGCCAAGGCTAAAAATTTTATTGATTTTGTAAAAAATCCTGAATTGGCCTGTGAAGTTACGGTTCAACCTGTAGATATTTTAGGAGTAGATGCTGCCATCATTTTTAGCGACATCCTGGTAATTCCAGAAGCTATGGGTTTGCCTTACCAGATGATTGAAGCGAAAGGTCCCTGGTTTGAAAACACCGTAAAAAATAAAGCGGATGTTGACAAACTCAGAATTGCTGAAGCCGGAGATTTAGACTACGTGATGAAAGCCCTTCAATTAACTAAAAAAGAATTAAATAATCGCGTGCCCTTGATTGGCTTCGCGGGCGCACCCTGGACTCTCTTCGCCTACATGATTGAAGGAAGCGGAAGCAAAACTTTCAGCAAAGCAAAGCAATTTTTATATACGCAGCCCGAAGCAGCACATGCGCTACTTGAGAAGATAACTCAAAGTACCATCAATTATTTAAAAGGGCAGGTAGCCGCAGGAGCAGATATTTTACAGCTTTTCGATTCGTGGGCCGGAGTATTAAGCGAAACCATGTATTACGAATTCTCTTTAAACTACATTTCTAAAATATGTGATGCACTTTCTCCTTTGGTTCCCGTAACTGTGTTTGCCAAAGATGCGCACTATGCAGTGAAAAAGATTTCTGAAACCTCTTGTAATTCTATAGGGCTCGACTGGACTATTGATCCTAAAACAGCGCGCGCTCAGGCGGGAAACAAAACGCTTCAAGGGAATGCCGATCCTTGTTTGTTGTATGCTGATGAGAAAAAAATAATAAGCGATACGCACACCATGTTACAAGCTTTCGGAAAGGACCGCTATATCTGCAACCTGGGGCATGGACTTTATCCTGATATCGACAAACAAAAAGTAAAATTGTTTGTAGATGTGGTGAAGGAGTATAAGTGGTAAGGTGGTGAGAACGCTCTTATTATATTGCTTTTTGACTATATCAACCATTTGTTACTCGCAAACGGTTATCAAGCCTGTAATAAGTGAAATTGATTCTATTAAAAAACCACTGAATGAAATTTCATGTCATTTTATTAGAGGGGGATATATTAAAGGGGAGGATAAAGTTGTATGGATCCGGACGCAGAAGGAAATGAAGAACTTTAATTCTCAGTTTGAAGAAAGAACGAGTTCTTGTCCCGAAGTTACTTCAAAACAAGATTTTCAGTCGCATGAAATTATATTTGTGGGAATGTCTCTTGGAGGAAATGAAAAATTGGATGTGAATTTTTCTTTCGAAAACGAAACTTTGGTTATAATTATTACAGTTATAAGTCCCGAAAACATTGATCTTTCTAATAATCCTAAACTACACTATTTTTTAGTAGATAAGAAGTATTTTTTAAATACACCTGTTTGTCGATTAGATCGTAAGATAATCAGATCCCATTAAATAAAGTCCCTTTCCTTAGCTAAACTTTTTTATCTTTAATAAATCAAATTTTCACCCAAATGAAAAAATTAATTTTATTCCCGGTTATTTATGGGGTTATTTTTACAATCACTTTTAACTCTTGCTCAAAAAGTCCGCGATGCTGGGGCTCCGATAAAAACAAGGGAATCATAAAAGAATCCGTAGTTATTAATTGTTTCCCCGCTACTGATAAACATGAAATTGTTATTAATGATGAAGCCGCGCTTAAAGCTATCTTCGACAGCACCTGTGTTCTGCCTTCAATAGATTTCAGTTCATCTACATTGCTTGGACTCTATGCTTCCGGAGGTTGCGAAGTGAAATTTATACGCCAAGTCGAAAGGAAAGATGGCGGCAAAATACATTATAGTATTAAAGTGAAAGAGTGCGGATTCTGCAAGGTACTTGGCTTTTCTTACAATTGGGTTACCGTTCCGAAAATTGAAAATGCAGAAGACGTTAGCTTTGAAGTAAAGTAAAAAAATTAAACATTACCAAGCAAGACCATTGCCTCCATAGTAGGAGTGGGACGTCCGCCAATTTGTTCGATAGTTACAGCAAAAGCCTGCGCGCCTCTCACTGACTTCATTTTTTGAAAAACATTTTCAGTGCTGTTCATGTCTATCATACCAATGTCTACAGGTTTACCATCAACAATAGCCCAGAGCTGATATTGTTTTGCTTCAGGTGCAGGAGGCAATACGCTTGCATTAAAATACACTTCGTCGCTTTCCATATTCATATGAACCATGGCTGATTTTTTTTCGAGCGTGTTCATACCCTTAAGGGCAACTGTTTTAACTTTTGGATTCGCTAATATTTGTAATTCCATATTCATAGTCACCAGCGAAGTCTGCTGAATATTGAGCTGGTCGGCCATGTATGACTTTGAAGCGTTTAATTCTGCCAACTCTCCACTCATCTTACTAAGCTTATGATTTAGCTGAATGTTATACATCAGGCTGGTCATAAACAAAAGTAAACTCGCAGCGATTCCTAATTTGTATAGATTTAAACGGCTGTCGGTCTCTTTTTTTATGGAGATCACTTTAGCAACCGGAGATTCTTCCGCATCGAATGTAAGCTGCGCGGCAATCTTGTCTTTAAGATCTTTATTTATAGACGGAGCCACGTGCGCAGAGAAATTGATAAGGCTGTCTTCAATAGCTTCAATTTCTTTTATAAGAGCCGGATGCTCTTTGCACAACTTGTTCACTAAAGCAACCTCTTCAGCACTGGCAGTGCCTAGGACGTAGCTTTCAAGTAAACCAGAGGATATGACTTCGTTAATGTTCAATTTATAGTTTCTTTTTTGGCGAGTTCCCTGAGATGAAGTAAAGCTTGCCTTACTTTTGTTTTCACCGTGCCTAACGGTAAATTCAGTTTCTTTGAGATTTCTTCTTGTGTGTAGCCTTCAAAATAAGCCATATCTATAATTGACTTATGCTCATCCTTTAAGCCGTTCAATATGGTATTTAGCCCTATCGTATCGTGTTTATTGTCTTCAACACTGAGATTGTTCTCGTATTTATATACGTTCTCAGAGGTACTTTGGATTTTTGATTTTATTTTCTCGTGTTTGGAACGTGTGCTGTCAATGGCTAAATTTCTTCCAATGTTCAGCATCCAGGTATAAAGCCTGCCTTTTTCAGCATCGTAGGAAGCAAAATTGCTCCAGATTTTCAAAAAGGTTTTTTGCAGCACATCTTCCGACTCTTCTATGTCGTTTATGATGCCGTTGATAACGCCAAATAACGCTTTTGAATAATTGTCATATAAATACGAAAAAGCCTTTTGGTTCTTTTCCCTAATTAAAATGATTAATTCATCCTGACTGTATGTTTGTTTTGTTCCCAAATGATTTTAGAAATATACGAATAGTATTAATACGAAAAACAGTCGCTTCATGCAAAGCGACTGTTCTTTATTAAAAGGCTGTGAGAAATTAAGCAACCCAAAGACTCCAGTCTTTATCAAATTTGTACCATTTTCCATCAGTGCCTTGCCATTTCCACTCCGGAACTGTAGCCCATGATTTTCCACCATCAGCACTCCATTTTAAATCCATGTCAACGATCTTTAACCATTTGCCATCTTTGTCCTGCCACATGCCGTCTTTAGAGGCTTCCCATTTTTTGCCATCTGTTGATGTCCAAACACTCGCATCTTTTGTATTTAATTTATACCAGGTTTTGTTAGCACCTTGCCAGGTACCCGCTTCCGATTTCATCCATTTAGGATCGTTGAAATTTACTTCTACAACTTCAGGGAGAATAGTTTTTGCCTCCATGCTGAATCCCATTGAGAAAAGGGCCGCAGCTAAAATTAATTTTTTCATAGTCGTTAGGTTTTAAGGTTTAAAATAACTTACGAGAAAATTCTATTTTTTGGATTACCCTATTCCCTGAAATCTCTTTAACAAGGTGTTAAAATGTGTAAAGTTGGTTAAACAAAGACTGTTGAGATGAGAGGCTTTCGTCTTTTCGATTCCGCGCCAGGGATACAAAGGGTTTAGTTCTTTTTGGCTCCCGATAGCTATCGGGATCGGCCAAAAAAACCGAAGCGAAGCGAAGCCCGGCGTAGCCCGCCCGGGCGCCCAAAAAAGAATGCTTAGTTGCCTCCAGATGAATAATTTCGTGCGCTTAACCTTTATTTAACGGTTTTTTCATCTATTTTTGTTCGATAAGTTGCTATAAATGAGGATTATTGCTAAAATATACCTATCTTTGCCCCCTTAAAAAAATAATAAATGTCCATAATTAGAAACATCGCCATCATTGCCCACGTTGACCACGGTAAAACTACTTTGGTTGATAAGATTTTACATACTTGTAATTTATTCCGTGATAACCAGAAAACAGGAGAGTTAATTCTCGATAACAACGATTTAGAACGTGAACGTGGTATTACCATTTTAGCGAAAAACGTTTCTGTTCAATATAAAGGAACGAAAATTAACATCATCGATACCCCGGGTCACGCTGACTTTGGAGGTGAGGTAGAGCGTGTAATGAACATGGCTGACGGTGTTATTTTATTAGTGGATGCTTTTGAAGGGCCAATGCCTCAAACGCGTTTCGTATTACAAAAAGCAATCGAAGCTGGTAAAAAAGCTTTATTGGTTATTAATAAAGTAGATAAGCCGAATTGTCGTCCTGACGAAGTACACGATGGTGTATTTGATTTGTTCTTCAATTTAGGTGCTAACGAAGATCAGTTAGATTTCCCTACCGTTTACGGTTCAAGTAAACAAGGTTGGATGGGTCCGGATTGGAGAAATCCAACGGAAGACATTACTTATTTATTAGATCAGATCTTAGAAAAAATTCCTACGGCACCTGAGCGTGTTGGAACTTTACAAATACAAATTACATCTTTAGATTATTCTACTTTTATTGGTCGTATTGCAGTAGGACGTGTTTTTCGTGGACTTATTAAAGAAAATATGCCTGTTAGTGTTGTAAAGCGCGATGGCCGTATTCAAAAATCACGTGTGAAAGATCTTTTTGTGTTTGATGGTTTAGGTAAGGTAAAAGTTACTGAGGTTCAAACAGGAGATATTTGTGCATTTACCGGAATTGAAGGTTTTGAAATTGGTGATACAATCGCAGATTTTGAAAATCCTGAAGCTATGCCAACTATGCATATTGACGAGCCAACTATGAGCATGTTGTTTACCATTAACAACTCTCCATTCTTTGGTAAAGATGGTAAATTCGTTACTTCCCGTCACTTACGCGATCGTTTATACAAAGAGCTTGAGAAAAACTTAGCTATGCGTATCGAAGAAACTTCATCACCTGATTCTTATTTGGTATTTGGTCGTGGTATTCTTCACTTATCTGTATTGATCGAGACTATGCGTCGCGAAGGGTACGAATTACAATTAGGTCAGCCACAAGTTATCATTAAAGAAATTGATGGTGTGAAACATGAGCCTATGGAGGTTTTAACGGTTGACGTTCCTGAGGAATCTTCTTCAAGAGTAATTGATTTAGTTAGCCAACGTAAAGGAGACATGATGATCATGCAACCTAAAGGTGATTTAATTCACATGGAGTTTGAAATTCCTGCTCGTGGTATCATTGGTTTACGTAACAACGTTTTAACTGCAACAGCTGGTGAAGCTATCATGGCTCACCGTTTCAAAGCTTACGAGCCTTGGAAAGGAAATATTCCTAGCCGTATCGCAGGTGTGTTAATTAGTAAGGACAAAGGATCTGCAGTAGCTTATTCAATTGATAAATTACAGGATCGTGGTAAATTCTTTATCGAAGCTGGTGAAGAAATTTATCCGGGTATGATTATCGGAGAACACATTCGTCCTGATGATTTAGTAGTAAACGTTTGTACTGAAAAACAATTAACAAATATGCGTGCATCAGGTACTGATGAGAAAATGCGTATCGTTCCAAAAATTAAATTTTCGTTAGAAGAATCAATGGAATACATTCAACGTGATGAGTACGTTGAGATTACTCCAAACTTTATCCGTCTTCGTAAAATTTACTTAGATGAGAACGAAAGAAAACGTATGTCTAAACAGTTAGAGGCACAATAGTTTTTTGCTCTTTAAACGGATGTCATTTCGAGTGTAGTCATTTCGAGCGTAGTCGAGAAAGACATGGATAAACTAAAGCCCGATCGAAAGATCGGGCTTTTTTGTTTCATCTAATTTGCATCTTTTCGCAATAGTCTTACTAGTTGGATAACGTTCTGTGAGCCTGAAAGCCTATCTTTGCCGCTTATTATTTTTAGAACTATGCAAAAAGGTCAACGTACCATCATCATTTTAATTCTTGGTTTACTCTCGGCCATTGGCCCGTTTTCTATCGACATGTATTTACCGGGCTTTCCTGCTATTGCTGAAGATTTGCATACTTCGGTAGATATGGTGGCATATACCCTGGCGAGTTTTTTTGTGGGTATTTGTTTAGGACAACTAATCAGTGGCCCTTTGTTAGACCGCTTTGGAAGAAAGAGACCTTTGATCGTTGGCATGATCGTTTATATTATAGCGTCTATTGGATGTGCTTTATCGGAGTCCGTAGAAATGTTGATTGTGTTTCGCTGCATCCAGGCTTTGGGTGGTTGTGTAACTATGGTAGCTCCACGCGCAATTATTCGTGATGTATTTCCTGTAAGCGAAAGTGCGAAAATTTTCTCGATGATGATTTTAATTCTGGGTGTTTCTCCTATCATTGCCCCAACTGCCGGAAGTTTTTTAATCGCAGGTTTCGGCTGGTATTCGGTATTCATAACGCTTGGTGCAATTTCATTGGCTGTGTTATTAGGGGTAATATTTTTATTACCGGAAAGCAGACAACCAGATCCCACTTTTTCTTTGAAGCCCGCGCCCATTTTAGCGAGTTTTAAAACTGTTATCGTTGACCGTCAGTTTTTTGTTTATACTATGTCCGGCGCTATCGCTGCGGCTGGGCTTTTCGCTTATTTAGCCGGATCGCCTTTTTTACTTTTAAAATTTTACGGAGTTAGCGAAAAACAATACGGATTGATTTTCGCTATTATTGCTTCCGGATTAATTACAGCCAGCCAGGTAAATAATATTCTGTTAAAAAAATACACAAGCATACAAATTGTGAGAGTCACTTTGATGATTCAAACCATTGCAGGCCTCTTATTATTTATAGGAACAGCATTGAGTCTGGTTGATCTTTACAGCACTATCGCGTTAATCTTTGTGTTTTTAAGTTGCCAGGGATTTAATTTTCCAAATTCTTCGGCTTTATCTATGGCTCCTTTTGAGAAGGAGGCTGGAAGTGCGTCTGCCCTTATGGGTGCTATACAGATGGGTTTTGGAGCATTAGCAGCAGCTTGTGTTGGCATACTCAATGCAAGTAATGGTTTGCCAATGACCGGTGTAATGGCTATCTGTGGAGCAATTGCACTCGTTATTTTACTTTTAGCAGGAAAAGAAAAGTATCCGGTAGAAGGGGATTTTGCAAAAGCATAAAAATTCTGATTACTTTAGAGCTACAAATACAAATCGCTAAGGCCCATGTTGACAGAAGAAATTTTCAAAAAAGCAGCTGATATTATTGAAGAAGCTAAAACGGATAAAAATTTTCGCTCAGACTACGAAGTAAATTTACTTGCAATAGGCGACAGTGCCGAAGAATATTCTCTCTATGAAATAGAATTATCAGAAGACTATTATTTAGTCATTGACTTTGTAAATTTTGTTTTTGAAGATGCTTCCCTGGTGAGTAGGGGCCACGAGTCTCATATCTCCTACAATGTGGGAGAAGACTTTGAACAAAACTGAAATTAGTTTCCTTCTTTCTCGGTTTTCCCTAAAAGCTCGTCCACTTTATCTATGAGCTCAATCATATCGAAAGGCTTTCCTAAAATGGCATTGGCTCTGAGAGAACTTGTTTCCAAAACATCTTTGTCCATTCCGGTTACAAGAATGATGGGCGTTTCTTCCAACTCCTCGTGATCACGGATGTAATCTACAATGTCTAATCCGCCTGTAAAAGGCAACATCACATCGGAGATAACCAGATCAATAGCGCCAGAATCTAAAACTATAAGCGAACTTTTTAAATCGCTGGTAACAATTACGTGGTAACCTTCTTCTTTTAATGATCTGGAGATCATGCTAGAGATAAAATCCTCGTCTTCAATTACCAATACGGTTAGTGCATCGTCGTTCATAGGGTTAATGTTTATTTAGTGTTTTAAAGATATAAAATTTTTGGAGGACCAAAATTACATGCAAATTATATGCCAGCGCGCATAATAACATTATAGTAGTTTTGCCTTTGCTTATTCTTATAATTTGTTCAGAAGGGAGAAAAAGAACTAGCTAAACCTGGATTCTATCGCAGAATAGATTTCATTTAATTCGTTTTCTTTAATGCAATAAGGCGGCATTATATAGAGTGTATTACCCAATGGCCTTAGAATAATTCCTTTGTTAAGAAAAAAATTATAAAGCTCATCGCGCACAGAATTAAAATAAGTTACGCCTTCTTTATTCATTACGTCAAAAGCTATAATGGTTCCCCTGCAACGAATATTTTCTATCAAAGGAAAACTTTTTAATTTCTCAGCAAAGATTCTATGTTTTTCAGTGATAGTTTCTAAAGCTGAGCTTGTTTCGTCGTTTGTAAGAATGTCATAGCTGGCGAGACTTGCCGCACAAGCAATAGGATTTGCAGTATACGAATGTCCGTGAAAAAGTGTTTTTAATTTGTCGTCAGATAAAAACGCATCGTAAATTTTTTGTTTACAGCTCGTGGCTCCCAAAGCCATGGTGCCCCCAGTAATGCCTTTAGACAAACAAATAATATCCGGCTCTTGTTGTAAATAATCGCAGGCGAATAATTTTCCGGTACGGCCGAAACCCGTCATGACTTCGTCGGCAATACAAAGAATATTATTTTGTTTACAGAGAGCCAGCAAAGCATCTAAAGCTTCAGGTTCGTACATTAACATACCGCCAGCTCCGAGAATGAGTGGCTCAAAAATAAAAGCGGCGATTTCGTCCCGGTTATTTCTAAGAGCAGTTTCTAATGCGGCAAGACTTTGGTTTTCTTTTCCAGTGTGAGGTAATGGAAGAGAGATCACATCAAACAACATGGAGTCAAAAGCGGCTGTAAAAGCACTTCGGGCACTTACCGACATGGATCCGAAAGTATCACCATGGTAAGCATTTTCAAAAACAATGATTTTATTTTTTAGTTTTCCCTGGTTATGCCAGTATTGAATAGCCATTTTTAAAGCCACTTCAACTGCGGTAGAACCATTGTCGGTATAAAATAGTTTTGTTTGTTTGCCTGGAAGAATTT is a genomic window of Sphingobacteriaceae bacterium containing:
- the hemE gene encoding uroporphyrinogen decarboxylase; the protein is MLKNDLLLRAAKGLDVERAPVWLMRQAGRVLPEYRATRAKAKNFIDFVKNPELACEVTVQPVDILGVDAAIIFSDILVIPEAMGLPYQMIEAKGPWFENTVKNKADVDKLRIAEAGDLDYVMKALQLTKKELNNRVPLIGFAGAPWTLFAYMIEGSGSKTFSKAKQFLYTQPEAAHALLEKITQSTINYLKGQVAAGADILQLFDSWAGVLSETMYYEFSLNYISKICDALSPLVPVTVFAKDAHYAVKKISETSCNSIGLDWTIDPKTARAQAGNKTLQGNADPCLLYADEKKIISDTHTMLQAFGKDRYICNLGHGLYPDIDKQKVKLFVDVVKEYKW
- a CDS encoding RNA polymerase subunit sigma-70, whose product is MGTKQTYSQDELIILIREKNQKAFSYLYDNYSKALFGVINGIINDIEESEDVLQKTFLKIWSNFASYDAEKGRLYTWMLNIGRNLAIDSTRSKHEKIKSKIQSTSENVYKYENNLSVEDNKHDTIGLNTILNGLKDEHKSIIDMAYFEGYTQEEISKKLNLPLGTVKTKVRQALLHLRELAKKETIN
- the typA gene encoding translational GTPase TypA; translated protein: MSIIRNIAIIAHVDHGKTTLVDKILHTCNLFRDNQKTGELILDNNDLERERGITILAKNVSVQYKGTKINIIDTPGHADFGGEVERVMNMADGVILLVDAFEGPMPQTRFVLQKAIEAGKKALLVINKVDKPNCRPDEVHDGVFDLFFNLGANEDQLDFPTVYGSSKQGWMGPDWRNPTEDITYLLDQILEKIPTAPERVGTLQIQITSLDYSTFIGRIAVGRVFRGLIKENMPVSVVKRDGRIQKSRVKDLFVFDGLGKVKVTEVQTGDICAFTGIEGFEIGDTIADFENPEAMPTMHIDEPTMSMLFTINNSPFFGKDGKFVTSRHLRDRLYKELEKNLAMRIEETSSPDSYLVFGRGILHLSVLIETMRREGYELQLGQPQVIIKEIDGVKHEPMEVLTVDVPEESSSRVIDLVSQRKGDMMIMQPKGDLIHMEFEIPARGIIGLRNNVLTATAGEAIMAHRFKAYEPWKGNIPSRIAGVLISKDKGSAVAYSIDKLQDRGKFFIEAGEEIYPGMIIGEHIRPDDLVVNVCTEKQLTNMRASGTDEKMRIVPKIKFSLEESMEYIQRDEYVEITPNFIRLRKIYLDENERKRMSKQLEAQ
- a CDS encoding Bcr/CflA family drug resistance efflux transporter — translated: MQKGQRTIIILILGLLSAIGPFSIDMYLPGFPAIAEDLHTSVDMVAYTLASFFVGICLGQLISGPLLDRFGRKRPLIVGMIVYIIASIGCALSESVEMLIVFRCIQALGGCVTMVAPRAIIRDVFPVSESAKIFSMMILILGVSPIIAPTAGSFLIAGFGWYSVFITLGAISLAVLLGVIFLLPESRQPDPTFSLKPAPILASFKTVIVDRQFFVYTMSGAIAAAGLFAYLAGSPFLLLKFYGVSEKQYGLIFAIIASGLITASQVNNILLKKYTSIQIVRVTLMIQTIAGLLLFIGTALSLVDLYSTIALIFVFLSCQGFNFPNSSALSMAPFEKEAGSASALMGAIQMGFGALAAACVGILNASNGLPMTGVMAICGAIALVILLLAGKEKYPVEGDFAKA
- the bioA gene encoding adenosylmethionine--8-amino-7-oxononanoate transaminase, producing the protein MSLTERDAKVIWHPYTQMKTAQTPIPIVRGEGVYLFDESGKKYLDAVSSWWVNIHGHSNPHIAKRVSEQLNTLEHVIFAGFTHEPAVELAEKLLKILPGKQTKLFYTDNGSTAVEVALKMAIQYWHNQGKLKNKIIVFENAYHGDTFGSMSVSARSAFTAAFDSMLFDVISLPLPHTGKENQSLAALETALRNNRDEIAAFIFEPLILGAGGMLMYEPEALDALLALCKQNNILCIADEVMTGFGRTGKLFACDYLQQEPDIICLSKGITGGTMALGATSCKQKIYDAFLSDDKLKTLFHGHSYTANPIACAASLASYDILTNDETSSALETITEKHRIFAEKLKSFPLIENIRCRGTIIAFDVMNKEGVTYFNSVRDELYNFFLNKGIILRPLGNTLYIMPPYCIKENELNEIYSAIESRFS